Proteins found in one Waddliaceae bacterium genomic segment:
- a CDS encoding DUF2817 domain-containing protein, producing the protein MEHITIGYTHRNLPIEVYQWEGEKPHVLVIGGVHGDESEGVVAAYGLIGECIPRVTVIPTLNLDGVIAGERKNAAGVDLNRNMPTKDWTAEITEERYCPGTHPNSEPETQALINYISEAKPTLIISIHSWKNPCINVNGSCQEEAQAAKNLVGYDIRDSIGYPTPGCLGTYYGLERDIPTITYEIERGLDHKTVLETHLPALKAMITTKNNKELCTKI; encoded by the coding sequence ATGGAACATATAACGATAGGATATACACATCGGAACCTTCCCATCGAAGTATACCAGTGGGAAGGAGAAAAACCTCACGTCCTCGTCATCGGCGGCGTCCATGGCGACGAAAGCGAAGGCGTCGTTGCAGCATATGGACTGATAGGGGAGTGTATTCCTAGAGTAACAGTAATCCCTACCTTGAATCTCGATGGTGTCATCGCCGGAGAGCGTAAGAACGCCGCTGGCGTCGATCTCAACAGAAACATGCCGACAAAAGATTGGACAGCAGAAATCACAGAAGAACGCTATTGCCCAGGAACACACCCCAACAGCGAGCCCGAAACACAGGCATTAATAAATTATATCTCTGAAGCAAAGCCAACATTGATAATAAGTATACATTCCTGGAAAAATCCCTGTATCAACGTTAATGGAAGCTGTCAAGAAGAAGCACAAGCAGCAAAAAACCTCGTCGGCTATGATATACGCGATAGCATAGGATACCCGACGCCGGGATGCCTAGGAACATATTACGGACTAGAGCGTGATATCCCAACGATAACATACGAGATAGAACGAGGGCTCGACCATAAAACGGTCCTTGAAACACACCTTCCAGCGCTGAAAGCGATGATAACAACAAAAAATAATAAAGAATTATGTACGAAGATATAA
- a CDS encoding 2,3,4,5-tetrahydropyridine-2,6-dicarboxylate N-succinyltransferase: MYEDIKNIIEPAYDAETLTTEMKKAVEDTIEFLDKGKLRVCSCDDTGKWTTHQWIKKAILLYFKVRDITVINAGDITFADKIPLKQWTGDEGVRVVPHAIARYGSFLAKNTVMMPGYVNIGAYVDEGTMVDTWATVGSCAQIGKRVHLSGGVGIGGVLEPLQNTPVIIEDDAFIGSRCIVVEGAHIGKGAVLGAGTIITASTKIVDVTGNEMVISRGSVPANSVVIPGTLPKKFPAGEVGVPCALIIGSRNENTDKKISLNDALREYTVAI; encoded by the coding sequence ATGTACGAAGATATAAAAAATATTATAGAGCCTGCCTACGACGCTGAAACACTGACAACAGAGATGAAAAAAGCCGTCGAAGATACCATAGAATTCCTCGACAAAGGCAAGCTTCGCGTGTGTTCGTGCGACGATACAGGAAAATGGACGACACATCAGTGGATAAAGAAGGCAATACTTCTATATTTCAAGGTTAGGGATATCACAGTAATTAATGCCGGAGATATAACATTCGCCGATAAAATACCATTGAAACAATGGACGGGAGACGAAGGCGTCCGTGTCGTTCCTCACGCTATAGCACGGTATGGGTCGTTCCTCGCCAAAAACACTGTTATGATGCCGGGATATGTAAATATCGGTGCATACGTCGACGAAGGTACCATGGTAGACACCTGGGCGACAGTAGGCTCTTGTGCGCAGATAGGGAAACGCGTACACCTCTCCGGCGGCGTAGGAATCGGTGGCGTCCTGGAGCCACTGCAGAACACTCCCGTCATCATCGAAGATGACGCCTTCATCGGAAGTAGATGTATCGTCGTCGAAGGAGCGCATATTGGTAAAGGCGCCGTCCTAGGCGCGGGAACAATAATAACAGCAAGCACAAAGATCGTCGACGTCACTGGCAACGAGATGGTGATATCTCGGGGTTCCGTTCCAGCAAATAGCGTCGTCATCCCAGGGACACTGCCGAAGAAATTCCCCGCAGGAGAAGTAGGCGTTCCATGCGCGTTAATTATAGGATCCCGCAACGAAAATACCGACAAAAAAATATCGCTAAACGACGCCCTCAGAGAATATACCGTAGCTATATAA
- a CDS encoding methionyl aminopeptidase — MIGRNDFCWCGSGDKWKKCHYPEENTSVVDEYHKRYGIIIKDAEQIEGIRASCRLAAEILDKTCSRAVAGVTTLELNDYAHKLHLDAGAIPAPLNYSSPPYPKSICTSINEVICHGIPDGTVLNDGDIVNIDVTCILEGYYGDCSRMVVVGGKTTEERQRVVDVSYECLMRSIDIIKPGALISDIGAVIEEYATSQGCSVVYQFVGHGVGVGFHEAPEIQHCSNDNDIPLVSGMTFTIEPMINAGKAEGIVDTEDHWTVKTCDGMASGQWEHTILVTDDGYEILTL, encoded by the coding sequence ATGATAGGACGTAATGATTTTTGTTGGTGTGGCAGTGGGGATAAATGGAAGAAATGCCATTATCCTGAAGAGAATACTTCTGTCGTCGACGAGTACCACAAACGTTATGGTATCATCATAAAAGATGCCGAGCAGATCGAAGGCATTCGCGCTTCTTGTCGCCTTGCTGCCGAGATCCTCGACAAGACGTGTTCTCGTGCTGTCGCTGGTGTCACTACTCTCGAGCTCAACGACTATGCCCACAAGCTTCACCTCGACGCTGGTGCTATCCCTGCACCGCTAAATTATAGTTCTCCGCCGTACCCCAAAAGCATATGCACGTCTATCAATGAGGTGATATGCCATGGCATCCCCGATGGCACTGTTTTAAACGACGGCGACATCGTCAATATCGACGTAACATGTATCCTAGAAGGATATTATGGCGACTGCAGCAGGATGGTTGTTGTCGGCGGTAAAACTACGGAAGAGCGTCAGCGTGTCGTCGATGTTTCATACGAATGTCTTATGCGTTCTATCGACATTATCAAGCCAGGAGCTCTTATCTCTGATATTGGTGCCGTCATCGAAGAATATGCGACGTCGCAGGGATGTTCCGTGGTATACCAGTTTGTCGGGCATGGTGTTGGTGTAGGGTTCCACGAAGCTCCAGAGATTCAGCATTGTAGTAATGACAACGATATACCATTAGTTTCTGGGATGACGTTCACCATAGAGCCTATGATCAACGCCGGCAAGGCCGAAGGCATCGTCGACACCGAAGACCATTGGACGGTGAAAACTTGTGACGGCATGGCTAGTGGGCAGTGGGAGCATACTATCCTCGTCACTGATGATGGCTATGAGATATTAACTCTCTGA
- a CDS encoding FliA/WhiG family RNA polymerase sigma factor yields the protein MMKRLTEEQIDSLWERYSRNHVVKYRDEIITHYLPLVKYVVGRIIPGLPSFVRREDLYSTGVMGLMKAVDRFDTLRKTSFSTYAVFLIKGAIIDELRALDWIPRSVHSKSRTVEDAKRELQHRLGREATKQELAEHLGIDIEALEKLLVTITPPTMTSLDEKNDGDDERVPLAERIPDANAKLSSELVGSKEVGDYLFEAIKDLPEQERLVLSMYYYEGLIFKDIGRALNVSESRISQVHTKAVGRLRKRMKNILNECSP from the coding sequence ATGATGAAAAGACTTACCGAAGAGCAGATAGACTCGCTGTGGGAACGTTATTCGCGGAACCATGTGGTGAAATACCGCGATGAGATAATTACTCACTACCTTCCTCTTGTGAAATATGTCGTAGGACGTATCATTCCTGGACTACCGAGCTTCGTCCGTAGAGAAGACCTATACTCTACAGGAGTTATGGGCCTTATGAAAGCTGTCGACAGATTCGATACCTTAAGAAAGACGTCATTCTCAACATACGCCGTCTTCTTAATAAAAGGCGCTATCATCGACGAGCTTCGTGCCCTCGACTGGATACCACGTAGTGTACATAGCAAAAGCCGCACCGTCGAAGACGCAAAAAGAGAATTACAGCACCGCCTTGGCAGGGAAGCAACAAAACAAGAGCTTGCCGAACATCTTGGCATAGATATAGAAGCGCTTGAGAAGCTCCTCGTGACGATAACGCCTCCGACGATGACGTCGCTCGACGAGAAAAACGATGGCGATGATGAAAGAGTGCCTCTCGCGGAACGCATCCCCGATGCCAATGCGAAGCTAAGCTCTGAACTCGTTGGCAGCAAAGAAGTCGGGGACTACCTCTTCGAAGCGATAAAAGACCTGCCAGAACAAGAGCGTCTGGTCTTGTCGATGTACTACTACGAAGGTCTTATCTTCAAAGATATTGGAAGAGCGCTAAACGTTAGCGAATCGCGCATCTCACAGGTACACACCAAGGCGGTAGGACGTCTGCGTAAGCGCATGAAAAACATATTAAATGAGTGTTCACCATGA
- a CDS encoding threonylcarbamoyl-AMP synthase: MIISLPQAASLIQNGEVVAVPTDTVYGLAADSSDDIAVAEIFKIKGRPEKNPLVTLLADVEQIYQFVNDIPPHFEELAHTFWPGPLTLVIPIDVETVSTTIRAGLETAGFRVPESTTTRLLIQKCGPLVAPSANLSGQLPATTPEELEDIFGKKFPTLPADVHMSGTPSTILCYHDNHWIITRQGAITSQDINNIIE, encoded by the coding sequence ATGATAATATCACTACCACAGGCAGCATCTTTGATACAGAACGGCGAAGTCGTCGCCGTGCCAACCGATACCGTCTATGGTCTCGCCGCCGATAGCAGCGACGACATCGCCGTAGCGGAAATCTTCAAAATAAAAGGCAGGCCGGAGAAAAACCCTCTAGTAACGCTCCTAGCCGATGTCGAGCAGATATACCAATTCGTCAACGATATACCACCACACTTCGAAGAACTAGCACATACCTTCTGGCCAGGACCGCTTACGCTAGTAATCCCCATCGACGTCGAAACAGTATCAACAACGATACGTGCAGGGCTAGAAACAGCAGGCTTCAGAGTCCCAGAATCTACAACAACACGCCTCCTCATACAAAAATGTGGCCCCCTCGTTGCACCTTCAGCAAACCTCTCAGGACAACTCCCAGCAACAACACCAGAGGAATTAGAAGACATCTTCGGCAAAAAGTTCCCCACCTTACCCGCCGATGTCCATATGAGCGGAACACCCTCGACAATCTTATGCTATCACGACAACCACTGGATAATAACTCGCCAAGGAGCAATAACATCACAAGACATCAACAATATTATTGAGTAA
- a CDS encoding XRE family transcriptional regulator, which yields MATKTNKHIGSGFDDFLEEEGVLDETEAVAAKRVYVFQLEKELRKQKLKKSDLAERMHTSRSSIERLLDPSLPSTLKSLSGAAIALGKHLRVRLA from the coding sequence ATGGCTACTAAAACAAACAAACACATTGGTTCTGGTTTCGATGATTTTCTCGAAGAAGAGGGAGTCCTTGATGAAACTGAAGCTGTCGCAGCAAAAAGAGTTTATGTTTTTCAGCTAGAAAAAGAACTGCGAAAGCAAAAGCTAAAAAAATCCGATCTTGCTGAACGGATGCATACCAGCAGGTCTTCAATAGAACGTCTTTTAGACCCAAGCCTGCCGTCTACACTAAAATCATTAAGTGGAGCTGCTATTGCTTTAGGAAAACATTTAAGAGTCCGGTTAGCATAA
- a CDS encoding type II toxin-antitoxin system RelE/ParE family toxin, giving the protein MSGAEPVKKWLKSLSAEQRKIIGEDIKTVEFGWPLGMPVVKSLEKKLWEVRSSFQDGIARVIFTLVEDQMILLHGFIKKTQKTPQKEIKLALQRAKEIKEA; this is encoded by the coding sequence ATGAGTGGCGCAGAACCTGTGAAGAAATGGTTGAAATCGCTTTCTGCCGAACAGAGAAAGATTATTGGTGAAGACATAAAGACGGTTGAATTTGGATGGCCTTTAGGCATGCCTGTTGTTAAGAGCCTAGAAAAAAAGTTATGGGAAGTAAGAAGCTCATTCCAGGATGGTATCGCACGAGTGATCTTTACCTTGGTTGAAGACCAGATGATCCTTTTACACGGATTTATCAAAAAAACACAAAAAACTCCGCAGAAGGAGATAAAATTAGCTTTGCAAAGAGCAAAAGAGATTAAGGAGGCGTAA
- the rpmB gene encoding 50S ribosomal protein L28, whose translation MSKKCKVTGKKAVAGNTYARRGIAKKKKGIGLNITGKTKRTFKPNTMKKRFWLPEEKRYVRIMVSAAAIRTINKLGISSVVRKMRAKGQKI comes from the coding sequence ATGTCGAAAAAGTGTAAAGTTACTGGAAAAAAAGCCGTTGCTGGAAATACGTATGCTAGGCGTGGTATTGCCAAGAAGAAGAAAGGTATTGGTCTAAACATTACTGGTAAGACCAAGCGTACTTTCAAGCCAAACACTATGAAGAAGCGTTTCTGGCTCCCTGAAGAGAAGCGTTATGTCAGGATAATGGTGTCTGCTGCAGCGATACGTACCATCAACAAGCTCGGGATTTCTTCCGTAGTCCGTAAGATGCGTGCCAAAGGCCAAAAAATCTAA